In Thermus antranikianii DSM 12462, one DNA window encodes the following:
- the hslO gene encoding Hsp33 family molecular chaperone HslO, translating into MGRILRGLAGDGQLRVVGADTADVVEEARRRHGLSLTATAALGRAMTGALLLAQLLLKTPKERVTLRIEGTGPLGGLVAEADVAGNVRGYVRNPRAEVPLREDGKLNVGELIGAGVLRVDRSLPNGEVYTSTVPLVSGEIAEDLAHYLWQSEQIPSAVLLGVRVKGEGEVEVAGGVAIQVMPDTPEEVLSRLEANLAGLSGITPLLREGLEAALERLLAGLGFERTDLKALGYPLNEIPARFRCRCNREKALEALVFFTPEEREDMIVKDGGAEVVCHWCGEVYRFSPEEIRSLVAEVRCPDCGTLWLYPKADGTLFRIEGDTCRCGRKVEIPSEKRAQA; encoded by the coding sequence ATGGGCAGGATCCTGAGGGGCTTGGCAGGGGATGGCCAGCTTAGGGTGGTGGGCGCGGACACGGCCGACGTGGTGGAGGAAGCCCGGCGCCGCCACGGGCTTTCCCTCACCGCCACCGCCGCCTTGGGCCGGGCCATGACCGGGGCGTTGTTGCTGGCCCAGCTCCTCCTGAAAACACCCAAGGAGCGGGTTACTCTGCGCATCGAGGGCACGGGGCCCTTGGGTGGGCTCGTGGCCGAGGCGGATGTGGCTGGAAACGTACGAGGGTACGTGCGTAACCCGAGGGCGGAGGTGCCCTTGCGGGAGGATGGAAAGCTCAATGTGGGGGAACTCATCGGTGCCGGGGTGTTGCGGGTGGACCGGAGCCTCCCGAACGGGGAGGTCTACACCAGCACCGTGCCCCTGGTTTCCGGGGAGATCGCCGAGGATCTCGCCCACTATCTTTGGCAGTCGGAGCAGATTCCCTCTGCCGTTCTCTTAGGGGTGCGGGTCAAGGGGGAAGGGGAGGTGGAGGTGGCGGGGGGTGTGGCCATCCAGGTGATGCCGGATACTCCCGAGGAGGTTCTTTCCCGCCTCGAGGCCAACCTGGCGGGTTTAAGCGGCATCACGCCCCTCTTGCGGGAGGGCTTGGAAGCTGCCTTGGAAAGGCTTCTTGCTGGCCTGGGTTTTGAAAGGACGGATCTCAAGGCCTTGGGTTACCCTTTAAACGAGATCCCCGCCCGCTTCCGCTGCCGCTGTAACCGGGAGAAGGCCCTGGAGGCTCTGGTCTTCTTCACCCCGGAGGAACGGGAGGACATGATCGTGAAGGACGGGGGTGCGGAGGTGGTCTGCCACTGGTGCGGAGAGGTCTACCGCTTCTCCCCCGAGGAGATCCGCTCCTTGGTGGCGGAGGTACGCTGCCCTGACTGCGGCACCCTTTGGCTGTATCCCAAGGCGGACGGCACGCTTTTCCGGATCGAGGGGGATACCTGCCGTTGCGGGCGTAAGGTGGAAATTCCTTCGGAAAAACGAGCCCAGGCCTGA
- the cysS gene encoding cysteine--tRNA ligase — protein sequence MGLRIYDTLQRRKVDFTPTTPGHVGIYVCGPTVYSDPHLGHARGPIVYDVLRRYLLHQGYRVRFVSNITDVGHLTDDADQGEDKIERRAKLERLEPMEVAEKYTWSYFDAITALNVLRPSIAPRASGHIPEQIELTERLLKLGFAYERKGSVYFRVRAFPEYGKLSGKRLEELRAGARVEVREEKEDPLDFALWKAAEPGHIMRWKSPWGEGYPGWHIECTAMSLKYLGEGFDIHAGGIDLQFPHHECEIAQAEAAGYRFARHWMHHNHVLLEGEKMAKSTGNLVLLHDLLKAHEPMALRFYLLQTHYRSPMDFTWEGLEAAKRGYARLLQAYREVRTRLNAAHPGTTPELERALDALEKDFLEAIEDDLSTPEALAAFFTFLPELNKLLPEAKRDSLRRTAQVFHTLGEGILGLFPERVLEEKVSGPLLEGLVALLLELREEARRAKDYAKSDLIRERLKSLGIIVEDTKEGPKWRIGLA from the coding sequence ATGGGCCTCCGCATCTACGACACTTTGCAAAGGAGGAAGGTGGATTTCACCCCCACCACCCCGGGGCACGTGGGAATCTATGTCTGCGGCCCCACCGTATACTCTGACCCCCACCTGGGCCATGCCCGGGGACCCATTGTTTACGACGTGCTCCGCCGCTACCTGCTCCACCAAGGCTACCGGGTACGCTTCGTCTCCAACATCACCGACGTAGGCCACCTCACCGACGACGCCGACCAGGGGGAGGACAAAATCGAGCGCCGGGCCAAGCTGGAAAGGCTCGAACCCATGGAGGTGGCGGAGAAGTACACCTGGAGCTACTTCGACGCCATCACCGCCCTAAACGTGCTCCGACCTTCCATCGCCCCTAGGGCCAGTGGTCATATCCCGGAGCAGATCGAGCTCACGGAAAGGCTCTTAAAGCTGGGTTTCGCCTACGAGCGAAAGGGTAGCGTCTACTTCCGGGTGCGGGCCTTTCCTGAGTACGGAAAGCTTTCGGGAAAACGCCTGGAGGAGCTTAGAGCCGGGGCCAGGGTGGAGGTGCGGGAGGAGAAGGAGGACCCCCTGGACTTCGCCCTTTGGAAGGCCGCCGAGCCCGGCCACATCATGCGCTGGAAGAGCCCCTGGGGAGAAGGGTACCCGGGCTGGCACATCGAGTGCACCGCCATGAGCCTCAAGTACCTAGGGGAAGGGTTTGACATCCACGCTGGGGGCATCGACCTCCAGTTTCCCCACCACGAGTGCGAGATCGCCCAGGCAGAGGCCGCGGGCTACCGCTTCGCCCGCCACTGGATGCACCACAACCATGTGCTTCTGGAAGGGGAAAAGATGGCCAAGAGCACGGGGAACCTGGTCCTCCTCCACGACCTCCTTAAGGCCCACGAGCCCATGGCCCTGCGCTTTTACCTCCTCCAAACCCACTACCGAAGCCCCATGGACTTCACCTGGGAGGGCCTCGAGGCAGCCAAGCGAGGCTATGCCCGCCTCCTCCAGGCCTATCGTGAGGTGCGGACCCGCCTGAACGCGGCGCACCCTGGGACCACCCCGGAGCTGGAAAGGGCCTTGGATGCCCTGGAAAAGGATTTCCTGGAGGCCATAGAGGACGACCTCAGCACCCCAGAGGCCCTGGCCGCCTTCTTCACCTTCCTCCCCGAGCTCAACAAGCTTCTCCCTGAGGCCAAGAGGGACTCCCTGAGGCGTACCGCCCAGGTCTTCCATACCCTGGGGGAAGGCATCCTGGGCCTCTTCCCCGAAAGGGTGCTGGAGGAAAAGGTGTCCGGGCCCCTTCTGGAGGGGTTAGTCGCCCTTCTTCTGGAACTTAGGGAAGAAGCCCGGCGGGCCAAGGATTACGCCAAAAGCGACCTGATCCGGGAAAGGCTCAAGTCCCTGGGCATCATCGTGGAGGACACCAAGGAAGGCCCCAAGTGGCGGATTGGCTTGGCGTAG
- a CDS encoding acyl-CoA dehydrogenase family protein: MTEEKKLWQRGGGWLLEAPERVYTPEDFDESVKEIARTTRAFVEREVLPLLERMEHGELELNVPLMRKAGELGLLAIDVPEEYGGLDLPKVISTVVAEELSGTGGFSVTYGAHTSIGTLPLVYFGTEEQKRKYLPKLASGEWIAAYCLTEPGSGSDALAAKTRATLSADGRHYILNGVKQWISNAGFANLFTVFAKVDGEHFTAFLVERDTPGLSFGPEEKKMGIKASSTRQVILEDVKVPVENVLGEIGKGHKIAFNVLNVGRYKLGAGAVGGAKRALELSARYAKERHQFGRPIGSFGLIQHKLGEMASRIYAAESAVYRTVGLIDEALQGKKGPEAVMAGIEEYAVEASIIKVLGSEVLDYVVDEGVQIHGGYGYSQEYPIERAYRDARINRIFEGTNEINRLLIPGMLLRRALKGQLPLFEAAMRLQKELLEPSLEEPQDLEAHQVEGLKKLALMVAGLAAQKFREKVEEEQEVLGAVADILIDAYAAESALLRARRLGGIALAMARLYLLQALDRAQVQALSVLPRLVEGDEARVVYSAARRLTKHEPVDLVALRREVAGAVLEAEGYPIPR; the protein is encoded by the coding sequence ATGACGGAGGAGAAGAAGCTTTGGCAGAGGGGTGGGGGTTGGTTGTTGGAGGCCCCCGAGCGGGTTTACACCCCCGAGGACTTTGACGAGAGCGTCAAGGAGATCGCCCGCACCACCCGCGCCTTCGTGGAAAGGGAGGTGTTGCCCCTTTTGGAGCGTATGGAGCACGGGGAGCTAGAGCTCAACGTGCCCCTCATGCGGAAGGCAGGGGAGCTTGGGCTCCTTGCGATCGACGTGCCCGAGGAGTACGGGGGGCTGGACCTCCCCAAGGTGATCTCCACGGTGGTGGCGGAGGAGCTTTCGGGCACGGGGGGCTTTTCCGTCACCTACGGGGCCCACACCTCCATCGGTACCCTGCCCCTGGTCTACTTCGGCACCGAGGAGCAGAAGCGGAAGTACCTCCCCAAGCTGGCGAGCGGGGAGTGGATCGCCGCCTACTGCCTCACGGAACCGGGATCAGGCTCGGATGCCCTGGCGGCCAAGACCCGGGCTACCCTTTCGGCGGACGGCAGGCACTACATCCTGAACGGGGTCAAGCAGTGGATCTCTAACGCCGGCTTCGCCAACCTCTTCACCGTCTTCGCCAAGGTGGATGGGGAGCACTTCACCGCCTTCTTGGTGGAGCGGGATACTCCTGGGCTCTCCTTCGGCCCCGAGGAGAAGAAGATGGGCATCAAGGCCTCCAGCACCCGCCAGGTGATCCTCGAGGACGTGAAGGTCCCCGTGGAAAACGTCCTGGGGGAGATCGGCAAGGGGCACAAGATCGCCTTCAACGTCCTCAACGTGGGCCGGTACAAGCTGGGAGCGGGGGCGGTGGGCGGGGCGAAGCGGGCCCTGGAGCTTTCCGCCAGGTACGCCAAGGAGCGCCACCAGTTTGGCCGGCCCATCGGGAGCTTCGGCCTGATCCAGCACAAGCTGGGGGAGATGGCGAGCCGCATCTACGCCGCCGAAAGCGCCGTCTACCGCACCGTGGGCCTGATCGACGAGGCCCTTCAGGGCAAGAAGGGGCCTGAAGCGGTGATGGCAGGGATCGAGGAGTATGCGGTGGAGGCCAGCATCATCAAGGTGCTGGGGTCCGAGGTGCTGGACTACGTGGTGGACGAGGGGGTGCAGATCCACGGGGGCTACGGCTACTCCCAGGAGTACCCCATCGAGAGGGCCTACCGCGATGCCCGTATCAACCGCATCTTTGAGGGCACCAACGAGATCAACCGCCTCCTCATCCCCGGGATGCTCTTGAGAAGGGCCCTGAAGGGGCAGCTACCCCTCTTCGAGGCGGCCATGAGGCTACAGAAGGAGCTTCTGGAGCCGAGCTTGGAGGAGCCCCAGGACCTCGAGGCTCACCAGGTGGAGGGACTCAAGAAGCTTGCCCTCATGGTGGCCGGACTTGCGGCCCAGAAGTTCAGAGAGAAAGTGGAGGAGGAGCAGGAGGTCCTGGGAGCGGTGGCGGATATCCTGATCGACGCTTACGCCGCTGAAAGCGCCCTTCTGAGGGCCAGGAGGCTTGGGGGGATTGCCCTTGCCATGGCCCGGCTCTACCTGCTCCAAGCCCTGGACCGGGCTCAGGTACAGGCCCTCTCCGTCCTGCCCCGCTTGGTGGAAGGGGATGAGGCCCGGGTGGTGTACTCCGCAGCCCGGAGGCTCACCAAGCATGAGCCCGTGGACTTGGTGGCCTTGAGGCGGGAGGTGGCGGGGGCGGTCCTCGAGGCGGAGGGCTACCCTATCCCCCGCTGA
- a CDS encoding thiolase family protein has translation MREAVIVSAVRSPVARGKKDGALATLHPVDLSAQVMRQAVERVGLDPKELEDVLWGCAMPEAAQGLNIARLALLRAGFPVEVAGATINRFCSSGLQTIAMAAQAVMTGMADAVLAGGVEMMSRVPMSGYHTRLHPDLTPTEWTPEGYSTYIGMGFTAERVAERFGISREDQDRWALRSHQRAAKAWAEGRFTEVVPIRVPKVRYQGTKKVVEETLFERDETVRPDTSLEALAKLRPAFKKGGTVTAGNASPYSDGAAAVVVMSREKAEALGLKPLARFISFAVAGVEPDVMGIGPVKAVPKALKRAGLSLDQISLIEFNEAFAAQVLAVMRALEMPEERTNVNGGAIALGHPLGATGAKLTAQLIAELGKRGGGYGLVTMCIGGGMGAAGVFEVYPA, from the coding sequence ATGCGGGAAGCGGTAATCGTCAGTGCAGTGCGGAGCCCCGTGGCCCGGGGCAAGAAGGATGGAGCCTTGGCCACCTTGCATCCCGTGGACCTCTCGGCCCAGGTGATGCGGCAGGCGGTGGAGCGGGTGGGCCTGGATCCCAAGGAGCTCGAGGATGTCCTCTGGGGTTGCGCCATGCCCGAGGCAGCCCAGGGGCTGAACATCGCCCGTCTGGCCCTTTTAAGGGCTGGCTTTCCCGTGGAGGTAGCAGGAGCCACCATCAACCGCTTTTGCTCCAGCGGCCTCCAGACCATCGCCATGGCTGCCCAGGCGGTGATGACCGGCATGGCGGATGCGGTGCTGGCGGGTGGGGTGGAGATGATGAGCCGGGTGCCCATGTCGGGCTACCACACCCGCCTCCACCCCGACCTCACCCCTACGGAGTGGACCCCAGAGGGGTACTCCACCTATATCGGCATGGGCTTCACCGCCGAGAGGGTGGCGGAGCGCTTCGGCATTAGCCGGGAGGACCAGGACCGCTGGGCCCTGAGAAGCCACCAAAGGGCGGCCAAGGCTTGGGCCGAGGGTCGGTTTACCGAGGTGGTGCCCATCCGGGTACCCAAGGTGCGCTACCAGGGAACCAAGAAGGTGGTGGAGGAAACCCTTTTTGAAAGGGACGAGACCGTGAGGCCCGACACCTCCCTGGAGGCCTTGGCCAAGCTGCGGCCCGCGTTCAAAAAAGGGGGCACCGTGACGGCGGGGAACGCAAGCCCCTACTCCGATGGGGCGGCGGCGGTGGTGGTCATGAGCCGGGAGAAGGCGGAGGCCCTGGGCCTGAAACCCTTGGCCCGCTTCATCAGCTTCGCCGTGGCCGGGGTAGAGCCGGATGTTATGGGCATAGGCCCCGTCAAGGCGGTGCCTAAGGCCCTGAAGCGGGCAGGCCTCAGCCTGGACCAGATCAGCCTCATCGAGTTCAACGAGGCCTTCGCCGCCCAGGTTCTGGCGGTGATGCGGGCCTTGGAGATGCCTGAGGAAAGGACCAACGTGAACGGTGGGGCCATCGCCCTGGGGCACCCCTTGGGGGCCACGGGGGCCAAGCTCACCGCCCAGCTCATCGCCGAGCTGGGGAAACGGGGCGGGGGGTACGGTCTGGTGACCATGTGCATTGGCGGCGGCATGGGGGCTGCCGGGGTCTTTGAGGTTTACCCAGCCTAG
- a CDS encoding 3-hydroxyacyl-CoA dehydrogenase/enoyl-CoA hydratase family protein: MIKKVGVVGAGTMGGGIAALVVSAGIPVVLLDIPGKEDRNELAKRGLERALKAKPAAFMDPDLARYVEIGNTEDHLEKLADCDWVVEAIIEKPEPKRALYERLEAILKPTAIISSNTSGIPMRVLLEGRSEAFRRRFLGTHFFNPPRYLHLLELIPTPETDPEVLREIRRFGERILGKGTVLAKDSPGFIANRLGVYGMVQAVRLMEKHGLSIDEVDALTGPLLGRPNSATFRTADLTGLDVLKLVTEELAQATGEDFALPDWVLRLVEEGRLGEKTGAGFYKRVNGEIYTLDYRTLDYAPRTTLDLPELKTLRDLPLAERLPKVVELPGKYGAFLRELFARTAHYALEKVSEIAYDLVSVDQALEWGFGWEEGPFKNMDALGHGRLEALFAEYGLPKPELLGKAQGAFYRNGTYLGFDGAYHPLPKREGVISLKALKSEGKTLLEGKEAALLDLGDGVALLEFRTKMNAIGEGVIRMLQKSLEYVEEKGYVGLVIGNEDPRAFSAGANLALILSLAQEGDWDELSLAVRQFQKASMSLRYSPFPVVVAPFGLTLGGGAEFTLHADAVQAHAELYMGLVEAGVGLLPAGGGTKEMLLRFTQELEPYEEADPFEAVKRAFNLIAMAKTSTSALEARKMGFLRDRDRISMNRDFLIADAKRRVLELAPDYRPPLPPRIRVLGSEALGNLRYAVWAFREAGEITDHDMRIGLEIAQVLTGGEGPAREVSEWDLLDLEREAFLKLLGTRKTQERIAYTLKTGKPLRN; this comes from the coding sequence ATGATCAAGAAGGTAGGCGTGGTGGGCGCGGGAACCATGGGGGGCGGGATTGCCGCCTTGGTGGTAAGCGCCGGGATCCCGGTGGTCCTTTTGGACATCCCGGGCAAGGAGGATCGCAACGAGCTGGCCAAAAGGGGCCTGGAGAGGGCCTTGAAGGCCAAGCCCGCAGCCTTCATGGATCCTGATCTGGCCCGCTATGTGGAAATCGGCAACACCGAGGACCACCTGGAGAAGCTTGCGGACTGCGACTGGGTGGTGGAGGCCATCATCGAGAAACCTGAGCCTAAGCGGGCCCTTTACGAGCGACTGGAGGCCATCCTGAAACCCACGGCCATCATCAGCTCCAACACCAGCGGGATCCCCATGCGGGTGCTTTTGGAAGGGCGATCGGAGGCCTTTCGCCGCCGCTTTTTGGGCACCCACTTCTTCAACCCGCCCCGCTACCTGCACCTCTTGGAGCTGATCCCCACCCCTGAAACCGACCCAGAGGTCTTAAGGGAAATCCGGCGCTTCGGCGAGCGCATCCTGGGCAAGGGCACGGTCCTGGCCAAGGACTCCCCCGGCTTCATCGCCAACCGGCTTGGGGTTTACGGCATGGTGCAGGCGGTGCGCCTTATGGAAAAGCACGGCCTCAGCATCGACGAGGTGGATGCCCTCACGGGGCCCCTTCTGGGCCGACCCAACTCCGCCACCTTCCGCACTGCTGACCTCACGGGGCTGGATGTGTTGAAGCTGGTTACGGAGGAGTTGGCCCAGGCCACCGGGGAGGACTTCGCCCTGCCGGACTGGGTCCTGCGCCTGGTGGAGGAAGGCCGGCTGGGGGAGAAAACGGGTGCGGGGTTTTACAAACGGGTGAACGGGGAGATCTACACCTTGGATTACCGCACCTTGGACTATGCTCCCCGGACCACGCTGGACCTTCCTGAGCTGAAAACTCTCCGGGATTTACCCTTGGCGGAAAGGCTTCCCAAGGTGGTGGAGCTTCCCGGCAAGTACGGGGCCTTCCTTAGGGAGCTTTTTGCCCGCACCGCCCACTACGCCTTGGAGAAGGTTTCCGAGATCGCCTACGACCTGGTTTCCGTGGACCAGGCCCTGGAGTGGGGCTTCGGCTGGGAGGAGGGGCCCTTCAAGAACATGGATGCCCTGGGCCACGGGCGCCTCGAGGCCCTTTTCGCGGAGTACGGCCTTCCCAAGCCCGAGCTTTTGGGCAAGGCCCAGGGGGCCTTCTACCGAAACGGCACCTACCTGGGTTTTGACGGGGCCTACCACCCCTTGCCCAAGCGGGAGGGGGTTATTTCCCTGAAAGCCCTCAAGTCCGAGGGCAAGACCCTGCTGGAGGGAAAGGAGGCGGCCCTGCTGGACCTGGGGGATGGGGTGGCCCTTTTGGAGTTCCGCACCAAGATGAACGCCATCGGGGAAGGTGTGATCCGCATGCTCCAGAAGAGCCTGGAGTATGTGGAGGAAAAGGGCTATGTGGGCCTGGTCATCGGCAACGAGGACCCGAGGGCCTTCTCCGCCGGGGCTAACCTGGCCTTGATCCTCTCCCTGGCCCAGGAAGGGGACTGGGACGAGCTATCCCTGGCGGTGCGGCAGTTCCAGAAGGCTTCCATGTCCTTGCGCTATAGCCCCTTCCCAGTAGTGGTGGCCCCCTTCGGCCTCACCCTGGGGGGCGGGGCGGAGTTCACCTTGCACGCGGACGCCGTCCAGGCCCATGCGGAGCTCTACATGGGCTTGGTGGAGGCCGGGGTGGGGCTTTTGCCCGCTGGGGGTGGCACCAAGGAGATGCTCCTCCGGTTTACCCAGGAGCTCGAGCCCTACGAGGAGGCGGATCCCTTTGAGGCGGTGAAGAGGGCCTTCAACCTCATCGCCATGGCCAAGACCTCAACCAGCGCCCTCGAGGCCCGCAAGATGGGCTTCTTGAGGGACCGGGATCGGATCAGCATGAACCGGGATTTCCTCATCGCTGACGCCAAGCGGCGGGTCCTGGAGCTGGCCCCGGACTACCGCCCGCCCCTTCCTCCTCGGATCCGCGTCCTGGGTAGTGAGGCTTTGGGCAACCTGCGCTATGCGGTTTGGGCCTTCCGGGAGGCAGGGGAGATCACGGACCACGACATGCGAATCGGCCTGGAGATCGCCCAGGTGCTCACGGGTGGAGAAGGCCCGGCGCGGGAGGTTTCCGAGTGGGACCTTTTGGATCTGGAACGGGAGGCTTTCTTGAAGCTCCTCGGCACCCGGAAGACCCAGGAGCGGATCGCCTACACCTTGAAGACGGGCAAGCCCCTTAGGAACTAA
- the mfd gene encoding transcription-repair coupling factor: MEILLEKLYGHRLALPQVAAALLLAREDLPALLLVPEDRLRRWRDLSAFGVPVYANPGLEAMEEKALFLLSYEEALAPFPEDPSAWRMVLEVGRAYPRTELLDRLLRLGYARDEDYRVLGEVLELGPLRLEFFGEELERLFWEGEPRRRHVLLPKPGKAEAFTSQKVLHFPGPVYLDTPALAPRELFSLLAGRPVVALGAHGEFPLLELGVRPLPPYRGSLKALERDLARWLAEGKRVHLFVGHGRTLEYLRRRLAPLDPLVLERFPGPKGRLALLPGAFEGGAEWGEHVLLTEALVFATGGVRARLRSGEGLSDPGALSPGDFLIHPDHGIGQFLGLETREVLGAKRDYLVLRYRGEGRLYLPVEQLPLLKRHPGTTDDPPELSSLGKGEWQRLKEKARKDVEELAARLLILQAKRKATPGRAFPPLPEWDPLIERGFPYELTPDQKQALEEVLRDLEAPFPMDRLISGDVGFGKTEIALRAAHRVVGHGAQVAFLVPTTLLAEQHGKTFRERFAGLPVRIGVLSRFTPEREEKSILEGLEKGTLDIVIGTHRLLQPDVRFKDLGLLIVDEEHRFGVAQKERIRELKAEVDTLYLSATPIPRTLYSALVGLKDLSSIKTPPPGRKPIRTFLAPFDPLLVREAILFELERGGKVFYVHDRVASIEARRRYLENLVPEARIGVVHGQMPEGLVEETMLLFAEGAYDVLLATTIIESGLDVGEANTILIERADRLGLATLYQLRGRVGRREQEAYAYLFHPPRLTEAAEKRLNAIADLSDLGSGHLLAEKDMEIRGVGNLLGPEQHGHIRALSLEVYSELLEEAIRKLKGEAEEERRHVTLDLGVSARLPAEYVPSLEGRSRYYGRLAEARSLAEVSRIARELKDRYGPLPEEAENFLALARLRLVAERKGVVSITEDLTHLQVVFPRWPLDYDAKALRQLPFRVELTQYPPGFRLEKKGLKPRDYPEALLQALYLFADI, translated from the coding sequence ATGGAGATCCTTCTGGAAAAACTCTACGGCCACCGTCTGGCCCTGCCCCAGGTGGCGGCGGCCCTCCTCTTGGCCCGGGAAGACCTTCCTGCCCTCCTCCTGGTCCCCGAGGACCGCCTGAGGCGCTGGCGGGACCTCTCCGCCTTCGGGGTGCCGGTGTACGCGAACCCGGGCCTCGAGGCCATGGAGGAGAAGGCCCTCTTCCTCCTCAGCTACGAGGAGGCCCTGGCCCCCTTTCCCGAGGACCCCTCTGCCTGGCGCATGGTGCTGGAGGTGGGCCGGGCCTATCCCCGCACGGAGCTTTTGGACCGCCTCCTGCGCCTGGGTTATGCCCGAGACGAGGATTACCGGGTCCTGGGGGAGGTCTTGGAGCTTGGGCCTTTGCGCCTGGAGTTCTTCGGGGAGGAGCTGGAGCGGCTTTTCTGGGAGGGCGAGCCCCGTAGGCGCCATGTCCTCCTGCCCAAGCCGGGCAAGGCGGAGGCGTTTACCTCCCAAAAGGTCCTCCACTTCCCCGGTCCCGTCTACCTGGACACCCCGGCCCTAGCCCCCAGGGAGCTTTTTTCCCTCCTGGCCGGGCGGCCGGTGGTGGCCCTGGGGGCGCACGGGGAGTTTCCCCTCCTGGAGCTTGGGGTGAGGCCCCTCCCTCCCTACCGGGGTAGCCTCAAGGCCCTGGAGAGGGACCTGGCCCGCTGGCTGGCCGAGGGGAAGCGGGTCCACCTCTTCGTGGGCCACGGGCGCACCCTGGAGTACCTGAGGCGCCGCCTGGCCCCCCTGGATCCTTTGGTGCTGGAGCGGTTTCCCGGGCCCAAGGGGAGGCTTGCCCTCCTGCCCGGGGCCTTTGAGGGCGGGGCGGAGTGGGGAGAGCATGTCCTCCTCACCGAGGCCCTGGTCTTCGCCACCGGGGGGGTGCGGGCCAGGCTCCGCTCCGGGGAGGGCCTCTCCGACCCCGGGGCCCTTTCCCCGGGGGACTTCCTCATCCACCCCGACCACGGCATCGGCCAGTTCCTGGGCCTGGAGACCCGGGAGGTCCTGGGGGCCAAGCGGGACTACCTGGTGTTGCGCTACCGGGGGGAGGGGCGGCTCTACCTGCCCGTGGAACAGCTCCCCCTCCTCAAGCGCCACCCGGGCACCACCGATGACCCTCCGGAGCTTTCCTCCCTGGGCAAGGGGGAGTGGCAGCGGCTTAAGGAGAAGGCCAGGAAGGATGTGGAGGAGCTGGCGGCACGGCTTCTCATCCTTCAGGCCAAGCGGAAGGCTACCCCGGGCCGGGCCTTTCCTCCCTTGCCGGAGTGGGATCCCCTTATCGAGAGGGGCTTCCCCTACGAGCTCACCCCGGACCAGAAACAGGCCCTGGAGGAGGTCCTGCGGGACCTCGAGGCTCCTTTCCCCATGGACCGGCTCATCTCCGGGGACGTGGGCTTTGGCAAGACGGAGATTGCCCTCCGGGCTGCCCACCGTGTGGTGGGGCACGGGGCCCAGGTAGCCTTTTTGGTGCCCACCACCCTTTTGGCGGAGCAGCATGGCAAGACCTTCCGGGAGCGGTTTGCCGGGCTTCCCGTGCGCATCGGGGTGCTTTCCCGCTTTACCCCTGAGAGGGAGGAGAAGTCCATCCTGGAGGGATTGGAAAAGGGCACCCTGGACATCGTCATCGGCACCCACCGTCTTCTCCAGCCCGACGTGCGCTTTAAGGATCTCGGGCTTTTGATTGTGGACGAGGAGCACCGCTTCGGGGTGGCGCAGAAGGAGCGGATCCGGGAGCTGAAGGCCGAGGTGGATACCCTTTACCTCTCCGCCACGCCCATCCCCCGCACCCTTTATTCCGCCCTGGTGGGCCTGAAGGACCTATCCAGCATCAAGACCCCACCCCCAGGCCGGAAGCCCATTCGCACCTTCCTGGCTCCCTTTGACCCCCTTTTGGTTCGGGAGGCCATCCTCTTTGAGCTGGAAAGGGGGGGCAAGGTGTTCTACGTGCACGACCGGGTGGCCTCCATCGAGGCGAGAAGGCGCTACCTGGAGAACCTGGTGCCCGAAGCCCGCATCGGGGTGGTCCACGGCCAGATGCCCGAGGGCCTGGTGGAGGAAACCATGCTCCTCTTCGCCGAGGGGGCTTACGATGTCCTTCTGGCCACCACCATCATCGAATCAGGCCTGGACGTGGGCGAGGCCAACACCATCCTCATCGAGCGGGCTGACCGTCTGGGCCTCGCCACCTTGTACCAGCTCCGGGGCCGGGTGGGGCGGCGGGAGCAGGAGGCCTACGCCTACCTCTTCCATCCTCCCAGGCTCACCGAGGCGGCGGAAAAGCGCCTCAACGCCATCGCTGATCTTTCCGACCTGGGAAGCGGCCATCTCCTGGCGGAGAAGGATATGGAGATCCGCGGCGTGGGGAATCTCCTGGGCCCCGAGCAACACGGGCACATCCGGGCTCTATCCCTCGAGGTCTACAGCGAGCTTCTGGAAGAGGCCATTCGCAAGCTCAAGGGGGAGGCCGAGGAGGAGAGAAGGCACGTTACCCTGGACCTGGGGGTTTCCGCCCGGCTTCCTGCGGAGTACGTGCCGAGCCTCGAGGGCCGTAGCCGCTACTACGGCCGTCTGGCCGAGGCCAGGAGCCTGGCGGAGGTTTCCCGCATCGCCAGGGAACTTAAGGACCGGTATGGCCCCCTTCCCGAGGAGGCGGAAAACTTCCTGGCCCTTGCCCGGCTCCGCCTGGTGGCGGAACGGAAAGGGGTGGTCTCCATCACGGAGGACCTTACCCACCTCCAGGTCGTCTTTCCCCGCTGGCCCCTGGATTACGACGCCAAGGCCTTGAGGCAACTTCCCTTCCGGGTGGAGCTTACCCAGTATCCTCCTGGCTTTCGTCTGGAGAAAAAGGGCTTGAAGCCCCGGGACTACCCCGAGGCTTTGCTCCAGGCCCTGTACCTCTTCGCCGATATTTAG